TTTTTATAAGTTTCTTCATTAATTTGAGTTTTTGTATAAAGATTTTTATCTAAAATTTCTTGAAATTCTTGGATTTCTTTTTCTTGAGCTTTGATGATATTTTGAGCGATTTTTTTCATCTCTTCATTTTTTGTATATTTTAATAAAAGCTTAGATGAATCAATAGCACCTTGATGATGTGGGATCATATTAGCTAAAAAATCTCTTTCTATATCATTGCTTTGTACTAAAGGATTTTTCATCATAGGTTCATGCATACTCATCATAATTTGCGATGAAATACTTCCAGAAGCTCCGTGATGAGCATGGTGAGAATTTGCAGCAAATAAAGCACTTGCTAAAACTAAACTTGAAACTATAGTTTTTATCTTCATTTTTTTCCTTAAACTTTTAATTTAAAATCAAAAATATATAAAAATATCACAAACTAAAATTAACAAAAAAAATTCAATTTTTTTTTGTTATAATTTATATAAAAATATCACAAGGATGGAAAATGCTTAAAGAACTACTTGAAATAAAAAAAGAAATGGAACCTATAATTCATGATTGTTCAGTAAAAATTCAAGTAGCCGCAAGAGAAGTAATCGTAAGAAAAAGAGAATATGAAATTTATGGACCTATGATAGATAGAGTATATCTTGATAATGCCATTTATATTAAAATTTTTGGTAGTGGGCGTGATACAAAAAGCACTAAAGTAGATATTAAAAACGGCCTTTATATGGTGTATGTAGCTCCTGATAAACCAACTAATCAAGAAATCATGAATAAACTAAAAATCGCATTTGAAAGTATAGATAATAAATTCATTTCAAGAATTTTAGAACTCAATAGAAGAATGAAAGAAGTGATTAATAAAACTCAAGCAACTTTAGCAAAAGCATCTAATATGAA
This genomic stretch from Campylobacter lari subsp. concheus harbors:
- a CDS encoding DUF305 domain-containing protein, with the translated sequence MKIKTIVSSLVLASALFAANSHHAHHGASGSISSQIMMSMHEPMMKNPLVQSNDIERDFLANMIPHHQGAIDSSKLLLKYTKNEEMKKIAQNIIKAQEKEIQEFQEILDKNLYTKTQINEETYKKFIQEEKELMQKMMILMSSVKESKNINKDFLEAMIAHHQGAVDASKQILFYSKDKTITDIAKKIILDQEKEIQEFTNLLKYM